The Ensifer canadensis genome has a segment encoding these proteins:
- a CDS encoding CcoQ/FixQ family Cbb3-type cytochrome c oxidase assembly chaperone: MFTHDTLVEAAKSWGLFYLIGFSICVLVYTFWPSNKARFDRAKHNILDEDDVPWK, from the coding sequence ATGTTTACGCACGATACTCTGGTTGAAGCAGCCAAGAGTTGGGGCTTATTCTACCTCATCGGCTTCTCGATTTGCGTGCTTGTTTACACTTTCTGGCCGTCTAACAAGGCTCGGTTCGACCGGGCAAAACACAACATTCTCGATGAGGACGATGTGCCATGGAAGTAG
- the ccoO gene encoding cytochrome-c oxidase, cbb3-type subunit II, with the protein MPELFHRKLERTAIGFVLAIIAAASVGGIVEIAPLFTIDETVETVDDMRLYTPLELAGRNIYVREGCYACHSQMIRTLRDEVERYGPYSLAVESKYDHPMLWGSKRTGPDLARIGGKYSDFWHVAHLSNPRDVVPESNMPAYAWLARTPLRMNDLAEHLQAQRVVGVPYTDAMIANASSDAYGQAMPDSTQSSGVSERYGEKTTVTAFDGVATNVTEMDALVAYLQVLGRLTEAAYANTAATEQAPDPND; encoded by the coding sequence ATGCCAGAACTGTTTCATCGCAAGCTCGAACGGACTGCAATCGGATTTGTACTGGCAATCATCGCTGCGGCAAGTGTAGGAGGCATTGTGGAGATTGCCCCCTTGTTCACGATCGACGAGACGGTCGAAACCGTCGACGATATGCGGCTTTATACCCCGCTCGAGTTAGCGGGCCGCAATATCTATGTCCGGGAAGGTTGCTACGCCTGTCACAGCCAGATGATCCGCACGCTACGCGATGAGGTTGAACGGTACGGTCCCTACTCGCTTGCAGTCGAGTCGAAATACGATCATCCAATGTTATGGGGATCTAAACGCACGGGACCCGATCTTGCCCGCATCGGTGGGAAGTATTCAGACTTCTGGCACGTCGCTCATCTGAGCAATCCTCGTGACGTTGTGCCGGAATCGAACATGCCGGCATATGCTTGGCTTGCGAGGACGCCATTGCGGATGAACGACCTTGCCGAGCACCTCCAAGCTCAGCGAGTGGTTGGCGTGCCCTATACAGACGCGATGATTGCCAATGCCTCGTCTGACGCCTACGGCCAGGCAATGCCCGACAGCACGCAATCCTCAGGCGTCTCCGAGCGATACGGGGAGAAAACGACAGTCACTGCCTTCGATGGCGTTGCCACGAACGTGACCGAGATGGATGCACTCGTGGCCTACCTCCAAGTGCTTGGCCGTCTGACCGAAGCCGCCTATGCCAACACGGCAGCGACGGAACAAGCACCCGATCCCAACGATTGA